One stretch of Rosistilla oblonga DNA includes these proteins:
- a CDS encoding beta-propeller fold lactonase family protein has product MQSRSRALLLTLVYLSLAVGCGAAVAARADVIDPSIDRSPVDLALSPDGKWLVTANETSGSVSLIDAAAGRVVDELRIGSHPAHIDFTPDGTTVLATNQWSGELSLLAIRDGKLAAIGSVHVGGHPQGFAIAPDNRTVYVGLTAAAQVAQVDLRSLSVVRRIDVGNWPRYLTLSPDGTRLAVGSSGDAEIEVIDTATAEPLYEEPLANGVNIGHMTPSADGQYAYFTWMIYRTNPITRDNIQRGWILASRIGRVRLDGASYREAISLDVPEMAVADPHGLAISGDGQRLVASSSGTHELLVYRLPDLPFVSTGGPGDLIDRRLQRDRDRFSRIDVGGRPMGLEIASDNQTVYVANYLKNSLQSVDLNTKQVVREIDLGGPSTPSPARQGMAIFYDAQHSLDQWYSCHSCHQNGGINSRPMDTWNDGTEMTLKTVLPLYELTQTGPWTWHGWQEDLDDAMKKSFTVTMQGKQPTQTQTDALIEFLSTMPSPPNPFIGPDGTLSAAAQRGKELFHSSRAACADCHSGPQFTDGEIHDVGTGSKSDHYDGYNTPTLRGTYRKVRWMHSGRAKSLERVLTDLHSPEKVSGLPKLSDDEVDDLIAYLRSL; this is encoded by the coding sequence ATGCAATCTCGATCGCGAGCCTTGTTGCTGACGTTGGTTTACCTGAGTTTGGCTGTCGGTTGCGGAGCTGCGGTTGCGGCTCGAGCGGACGTGATCGATCCATCGATCGATCGTTCGCCCGTCGACTTGGCCCTCTCGCCCGATGGAAAGTGGCTGGTCACCGCCAACGAAACCTCCGGCAGCGTGTCGTTGATCGACGCCGCCGCGGGACGTGTGGTCGACGAGCTTCGGATTGGAAGCCATCCAGCACACATCGACTTCACGCCCGATGGGACTACGGTTTTGGCGACCAATCAGTGGTCGGGGGAACTGAGTCTGCTGGCGATTCGCGATGGCAAACTTGCCGCCATCGGATCGGTTCACGTCGGCGGGCATCCGCAAGGTTTTGCGATCGCCCCGGACAACCGAACTGTTTACGTGGGACTGACCGCAGCGGCTCAGGTCGCGCAAGTCGATCTTCGCAGCCTGTCGGTCGTCCGCCGAATCGACGTTGGGAATTGGCCGCGTTATCTAACGCTCTCGCCCGATGGAACACGACTGGCTGTCGGTTCCAGCGGCGATGCCGAGATCGAAGTCATCGACACCGCAACGGCTGAACCGCTGTATGAGGAGCCGTTGGCTAACGGCGTGAACATTGGACACATGACGCCATCAGCCGACGGGCAATACGCCTACTTCACTTGGATGATCTATCGCACCAATCCAATCACTCGCGACAACATTCAACGGGGTTGGATTTTGGCCAGCCGAATCGGCCGCGTCCGTCTGGATGGAGCTTCGTATCGCGAGGCGATCTCGTTGGATGTGCCCGAGATGGCGGTGGCCGATCCGCATGGCTTGGCGATCAGCGGCGACGGCCAGCGTTTGGTTGCGTCCTCGTCGGGGACACACGAATTGCTCGTCTATCGCTTGCCCGATCTTCCTTTTGTCTCGACCGGTGGGCCCGGCGATCTGATCGATCGACGGTTGCAGCGCGATCGGGATCGATTCAGTCGGATCGACGTTGGCGGTCGGCCGATGGGACTGGAGATCGCATCGGACAATCAAACGGTTTATGTCGCCAACTATCTGAAGAACTCTCTGCAGTCGGTCGACTTGAATACGAAACAAGTTGTCCGCGAGATCGATCTCGGTGGGCCGTCGACTCCATCGCCCGCGCGGCAGGGGATGGCGATCTTCTACGACGCACAGCATAGCCTGGATCAATGGTACAGCTGTCACTCGTGCCATCAAAACGGCGGGATCAATTCGCGACCGATGGATACCTGGAACGATGGCACCGAGATGACGTTGAAGACTGTCCTGCCGTTGTATGAACTGACGCAGACCGGCCCTTGGACGTGGCACGGTTGGCAGGAGGATCTGGACGATGCGATGAAGAAGTCGTTTACGGTGACGATGCAGGGGAAGCAGCCGACGCAGACGCAAACCGATGCGTTGATCGAGTTTCTGAGCACGATGCCGAGCCCGCCGAATCCGTTTATCGGGCCCGATGGTACGCTTTCGGCCGCGGCGCAGCGGGGCAAGGAACTGTTTCATAGCAGCCGTGCCGCGTGTGCCGATTGCCACAGCGGACCGCAGTTTACCGACGGCGAGATCCACGATGTGGGAACCGGTTCCAAGTCGGATCATTACGACGGCTACAACACGCCGACGCTGCGTGGCACCTATCGCAAGGTGCGTTGGATGCACAGCGGCCGAGCGAAATCGCTGGAGCGTGTGCTGACCGACTTGCACAGTCCTGAGAAGGTTTCGGGGCTGCCGAAGTTGAGCGACGATGAAGTCGACGATTTGATCGCCTATCTGCG
- a CDS encoding class I SAM-dependent methyltransferase, whose protein sequence is MSNSDPQSRLTQNDHDAAIDHNRRAYDQMALAGEPLCRPATKAELSDPLGTVDRIGWLGKSIAGWRVLCLAAGGGRQSALYAKAGADVTVVDISGEMLELDRRAAQEHQLPIRTIQANMQHLPMLDSASFDLIIHPVSTCYVPDVAPVFQEIARLLLPGGLYISQHKQPTSLQSTLSPSASGHYAVQHTYYRQQAIPAATEKTHAAKRLREDRAIEYLHRWEQIVGGICRAGMVIEDLVEPMHTKPDAEPGAFAHRASYIAPYVRIKARRKQTAEPRSGLLLPS, encoded by the coding sequence TTGAGCAATTCCGACCCGCAGTCCCGGCTGACGCAAAACGATCACGATGCCGCGATCGATCACAACCGCCGCGCGTACGATCAGATGGCGTTGGCGGGCGAGCCGTTATGTCGCCCGGCGACCAAAGCGGAATTGAGCGATCCGCTGGGGACTGTCGATCGAATCGGCTGGCTGGGCAAAAGCATCGCCGGTTGGCGAGTGTTGTGCTTGGCGGCCGGCGGCGGTCGGCAGAGTGCGTTGTATGCCAAGGCGGGAGCCGACGTGACGGTGGTCGATATCAGCGGCGAGATGCTGGAACTCGATCGCCGAGCGGCGCAGGAGCATCAGTTGCCGATCCGCACGATCCAGGCGAACATGCAGCATCTGCCGATGTTGGATTCGGCCAGTTTCGATCTGATCATCCATCCCGTCAGCACATGTTACGTCCCCGACGTGGCTCCTGTTTTTCAAGAGATCGCGCGGTTGCTGCTCCCCGGCGGTCTGTACATCAGCCAACACAAACAACCGACAAGTTTGCAGTCGACGCTGTCCCCATCGGCTAGCGGACATTATGCGGTACAGCACACCTATTACCGGCAGCAAGCGATCCCCGCGGCGACGGAGAAGACGCACGCCGCCAAGCGGTTGCGGGAGGATCGCGCGATCGAATACCTGCATCGCTGGGAACAGATCGTTGGCGGAATCTGCCGCGCCGGGATGGTGATCGAAGATCTTGTCGAACCGATGCACACCAAGCCCGATGCCGAACCGGGGGCGTTCGCGCACCGAGCCAGCTATATCGCTCCCTATGTGCGGATCAAGGCGCGGCGCAAGCAAACCGCCGAGCCCCGCAGCGGTTTGCTACTGCCCAGTTGA